A stretch of Electrophorus electricus isolate fEleEle1 chromosome 3, fEleEle1.pri, whole genome shotgun sequence DNA encodes these proteins:
- the hey2 gene encoding hairy/enhancer-of-split related with YRPW motif protein 2 produces MKRPCEDTTSDSDMDETIDVGSENNYSGQSSGSFIRCGSPTTTSQVMARKKRRGIIEKRRRDRINNSLSELRRLVPTAFEKQGSAKLEKAEILQMTVDHLKMLQATGGKGYFDVHSLAMDFMSIGFRECLTEVARYLSTVEGLDSSDPLRARLVSHLSSCASQREAAAMTSSVAHHQQALHPQHWALHPLPAAFLQQSGLPSTDGASGRLAEVPQRGSALLTASFTPADSALRAPPTGNVAPCMPPLSTSLLSLSATVHAAAAAAAHTFPLSFPGGFQLFGPSATASSVASSAVSPSISTSSTSQQSSSSSSSSSSSKPYRPWGTEVGVF; encoded by the exons ATGAAGCGGCCTTGTGAGGATACTACTTCTGATAGTGATATGGATGAAACCATTGACGTGGGTAGCGAGAATAATTATTCGGG GCAAAGCAGCGGGTCGTTTATAAGATGTGGATCCCCCACTACCACTTCACAGGTTATGGCCCGAAAGAAACGAAGAGGG ATCATTGAGAAGAGACGAAGGGATAGAATAAATAACAGTTTATCAGAGTTACGTCGCCTGGTGCCAACGGCATTTGAAAAACAG GGATCTGCTAAACTAGAGAAAGCTGAAATACTGCAGATGACAGTGGATCACCTAAAGATGCTCCAGGCCACAGGAGGAAAAG ggtaTTTTGATGTTCATTCCCTGGCAATGGACTTCATGAGCATTGGCTTTCGAGAGTGCCTGACTGAAGTGGCCCGGTACTTGAGCACGGTGGAGGGTCTGGACTCCAGCGACCCACTCCGCGCACGCCTGGTCTCACATCTCAGCAGCTGCGCCTCCCAGAGGGAGGCGGCTGCTATGACCTCATCCGTGGCCCACCACCAGCAGGCCCTCCACCCGCAGCACTGGGCGCTACACCCGCTGCCTGCTGCCTTCCTGCAGCAGAGTGGCCTGCCCTCCACAGACGGTGCCTCTGGCAGGCTGGCGGAGGTGCCACAGCGGGGCTCGGCGCTGCTCACTGCCTCCTTCACGCCTGCAGACTCTGCACTGAGGGCGCCCCCTACGGGCAACGTGGCGCCCTGCATGCCCCCGCTCTCCACCTCGCTCCTGTCACTGTCGGCCACCGTGcacgccgccgccgccgccgcggCTCACACCTTCCCGCTCTCCTTCCCGGGCGGATTCCAATTGTTTGGCCCAAGCGCCACGGCCTCTTCTGTGGCCTCCTCAGCTGTGAGCCCCTCCATATCCACCTCCTCCACTTCCCAGCAGAGCAGttccagctccagcagcagtagcagcagcaaGCCATACCGCCCATGGGGGACTGAAGTGGGAGTGTTTTAA